In Candidatus Electrothrix scaldis, the genomic window GAGAATTTTGGCAGATTCCTGAAATCGTTAATGCCAAACCAAATCTTATCACTAGTGTTGCTCTCACGGTCCGCCGGGATGGTACCATAGTAGGGAATGTGCAGATTGAGCGGGGATCAGGAGATAGTTTTTTTGATCAATCTGTGCTAAAGGCCTTGTACAGTGCCGTCCCTTTTCCTGGCTTATCTGGGCTTACTGATGAATCAACACAGGAATTCACCTTGGATTTTACCCCGGAAGGACTGGCTCTCTAGTAAAGTCAGACGTAATTTGCTCTATTTTTTTTGGGGTCGCTATTCTATTTTTGACAAAGCATTTTGCTGTAAAAATAGTGTAAGACCTAAGTGATTATTTTTTTGTCTTGGGGCTGTTCGAAGGCTTTGTAGATTTTGTAACGAGAGATCTGTAATTTTTTGTTGTTTGTAATAACCCTCTATAACATGTACGTAATGAACCTCTTTCGCTCTCTGCTTCGTAGCTTTACGATTTCATCACTGGTGATAATGAGTGCTTTGCTGTGCGCTTCTAGTGCCTCTGCCGAACGGATTCACCTGAATATTACCAGTTCCGGTGTCCGTAAACTTGTTGTTGCCGTCCCCTCATTTATCGATGAGGCTGGAGATCCGGGTACGACCACAGGCCGGAATTTTGCCCACCTGATGGAGGAGGGCTTACGCTTTCACGGTTTTATCCAGATCCTGGATGCCCAGCGCTATGAAGGGCAACGCAGGCCCGATTGGCGAGGCCTTGGGGTGGATTATGTCGTTATGGGCAATTACACCAAAGCGGGAGAGGGTGTCAGTGTTGCGGCCAGTTTACTTGATGTTATGAACGGGAATATGCTGGCAACCAAGAGTTATAAAGGTACCTCTGCCCAGCAGGAAGACATGGCTCTTCGTCTTGTTGATGCGATGGTTAAGGAGTTTACCGGCGAGGCAGGGGTGTCCCGAAGTGCTATTGCCTTTGTCTCCGATAAAACCGGGCGGAAGGAAATTTATATCGCCGATATCTTTGGTCGTCATATCCGTCAGATAACCCGTCATCACCATCTCTGTGTTTCTCCCCGTTTTACTGCTGACGGGAGTCAGCTGGCTTATTCCTCGTATCATCGGGGCAATCAGGATCTGTATCTGACCGATTTAGATCAGAATAAAAAGACCCGCACCTTGTCCCGGCGAAATGGCATGAATCTGGCTCCGGCTTTTTCACCGGATAAGCAAACAGCTGTTGTGACCCTGAGTAAGGATGGTAATCCTGATCTGTATCTTATAGACATGGAAGGGGATATTATTAAGCGTCTGACCAAGCGGGCAGGAATTAATGTTTCTCCATCTTTTTCTCCTGATGGCCGGGCAATATGTTTTGTTTCTGACCGAAGCGGCAGACCCCAGGTCTATATTATGGATCTGCAAAGTATGCGGGTGCAGCGCCTGACCTTTGATGGTAAGGAGAATGTTGAGCCCTCCTGGTCGCCACGGGGAGATAAAATTGTCTATACACGCCTTGCCGAAGGACGATATCATATTTATACTATTGCTGTCAGCGGGGGGAGGCCCACTCGTCTAACCCATGGTGCGGGGAGCTACGAATCTCCGACTTGGTCTCCTGATGGCAGACTGATCGCCTTTTCCCGCAAGCTCAATGGAAAGATTGAACTTTATGTTGCACAGGCCAATGGAGAAGGGATGCGTCCGATGTTCCCTTTTGATGGCAATCAGTCCTATCCGCGTTGGTCACCTCGTTTACATTGAGCCCGGCTCAAAAAAGCATACATGAGAAAACTTTTAACTCAGCTGTACATATAAGGAACGAGATATGAAAAAAATACAAACTATTGCCCTTGCGGGGTGCTCGGTGCTCCTGCTGTGCCAGTGTGCAAGCGTGGATGATGTCCGAAGGCTCAACTACCAACTTCGTACCATGAACCAAAAAGTGAAGGAAGTTGAAGCCAATACAACGAATCAGGTGCTGAAGCGGACTGCGGAATCATCGACCCAGTTGGATAATGTGGCTGAGGAAACGCGTGAGTTGCGGACTATCACAGAGGAAAATTTAGAAGTCATCAGTCGTAAGCGCGAGCAGGATGCACAAAAAATTGCTGAATTGGAAGATGCCCTGCAGCAATTACGCCACGAGAATCAGCAAATTCGTTCCGAGAGTGATCAGCTCCGTTCGGAAAGTGGTCAGATTCGACGGGATAATGACATGCTTATTCAGTCCCTTGAGACGAAAATCAGCAAGCTTTCCGGGAGTATAGAACGATTAAGCCAGGCAAGAGTATATGCTGCGGAAAAGAAAGCACGGCAGGCAGCTGAGCGGGCAGAGGCGGCCAAGAGAAGGGCCGTACTGGCAGCACAGGCGCAGCAGAGCGAGAATACGACCTTATTGCCGAGCAATAGAAAGGTTCGCAAAAATTACGGAACAGTGGTTGATGCTGCTCCTCAGCACCAGACACAGTTACGAATTAATCAGCCGATTACTCGCCCGACGATTACGCCAGCACGGCAGAAAGAGGCCGTGGCTCCGGCTGTCACGCAGCAGCCTGTCCGGCATGTACAACAACCTGTTCAGCGGCGGGTGCAGCAGGCGCAAAGGGTACAGGAGCCTCCTCGACAGCAGGCTCCTCTTGTAGAGCATCCATCGCAGTCTCAAGGTATGGAAGATAGCTTGTTGGCACAAGGCATCTCACAGTTTAAAGCCAAAGAGTATAAGTCTGCGTACAAGGTTTTTGAACAGGTGCTTGCTGGTCGGCCTGCTAATGATCAGGCTGCGAAAACCCTTTATTTTATGGGTGAGTGCCTTTTTAACCTGGGAGAGTATGATCTGGCGATTCTTGATTATCAGAAAGTTATCTCAAATTACAGCAGTAACCCGCACAGTTCTGCGGCTCTGTTGCGCCAGGGTATGTCCTTTGAACGGCTGACTGATCATGAGACAGCCAAGATCATTTACACAAAGTTGACAGCTGATTATCCTAATAGCCGAGAGGCTGGAGTGGCAAGACAGCGCCTGGAAAGCCTGTAAAAAGGGAGTCTCTTTGCCGTCAAAGAAGCGTTTGGATCAATTGCTGATAGAACGAGAGGTTGCTGTTGATCTGAAAAAGGCCCAAGCCCTGATAGGGGCAGGTCAGGTTATTGTCAATACCAGGAGCGATTACAAGGCAGGCAGTCTTGTCCCGGTGGACAGTGAGATCTGGCTGCGGCAAAAAAAAACAGCCTTTGTCAGCCGGGGTGGGGAAAAGCTGGCTGGAGGACTCAGGCAGTTAGGGATAAGTCCGGCAAACTGGGTCTGTGCTGATATTGGTTGTTCAACCGGTGGCTTTACCGATTGCCTACTGAGGAATGGGGCAGCTCAGGTCTATGCCATAGATGTGGGATACGGTCTGCTGGCCTGGAAGTTGCGACAGGATAAGCGTGTTGTTCTGCACGAGCGCACCAATGCCCGTTATCTGAGCCGTGAGCATATACCGGTTCCTCTTGACCTGGCGGTCATGGATGCCTCATTTATCTCTCTACGCCCCTTGCTCCCGCCGCTTCTGCCGCTCTTTGGTCCGGTTATTCGAATAATAGCCCTGGTCAAACCGCAGTTTGAGCTGGCTCAGGATAAAATCGGATCAGGTGGCGTTGTCCGTGAAGTAGAGCTACATCAGGAAGCTATTGATTCGGTAAAACAATTTGCAGAAGAACTGGGGTTGTGCTGTCGGGGCGAGGTTGCTTCAACGATCTGTGGGGCAAAGGGTAACCAGGAGTTTCTCTTGTACTTTACAGCTGCTAAAAATATTGAGAAAGAAACCTGAAAAAGAAAAGTGGTAAAACAAAGGAGAATCTAATGCGATACCGAACTCTTCAGGAGGGAGTGAGAGTCTGTATGCTGACAGCAGCCTTGGCTGTGATGTTGACTGGCGTAGCTGGAGCTGCGGATTTTGTTTCAGTTGTGAAAGACGGGGTAAATCTTCGCTCCGGCCCAACAACCAAACATGATGTGCTTTTTCAGCTACCTGCCGGGTACCCCCTCAAGGTGCTGGAGCGGGAAAAAAAATGGCTGAAGGTCAGTGATTACGAGAACGATAAGGGGTGGATTTATGCCAGTCTTGTTTCTGACACCCCTTATGTAATTGTGAAGGTCAAGGAAGGGAATGTTCGTTCAGGTCCAGGTACAAATTTCGACAAGATCGGTAAGGTGGTTAAGGATGTTATCATGAAAAGGGTCGGTAGAGACGGTGACTGGTTTAAGGTCAGTCATCCTGAACTGACTGGTTGGATATACCGTAATCTTGTCTGGCCGAGAGAGGCAAGCTAAGCAGCAGAGCGGATGTGCAGGAAAAGGTGCTTGGAGTTTTTGCCTTGGAGGCAAAAAAACGGTCACTCGGCTGCTGTCGGCATAGAGAAGGACGATGAAAAAAAATAAGTGTATATATCTTTGCGTCGGTTTGTTGCTTTGCAGCACAGTTGCGCCTGTGACATCCAGGGGAGCCTCAAAAGAGGATATCCAGAAAAATTTTAATCGTCTGGTGAAGACCAAGCAATGTCCGGGCTGTGACCTGCATGGCACTGTCCTGACCAGAATGGACTTGAGGGGAGCTGACCTGCAAGGTGCTGATCTGACCGGTGCAAAGCTCAGTCTGAGCAATTTATCCAAGGCGAACCTGCAAAACGCCATCCTGCGAAAGGCGATCCTTGGTGGTGCGGATTTCTCTGGAGCGGACCTACGGGGCGCTGATTTAACTGGTGCAAAACTGGCTGGAGCCTATCTGAAAGAGGCCATTCTGGATCAGGAAATTATGCAGGATAAACCGTATGAGCCGGAAGAATTACCGGAGTCTTCGCCTGCTCAGGAGACTGGTGAGAGTGACGAGGAAAAAGCAGATATCGAAGATGTTGAGCTTTCTGAGCCCTCTGCACAGGCACCTGCTCAGGAAGTTCTTCCTTCTGCTGAGCCTGCGGATGCGGTTTCAATTCCTTCGGCAAGTGAAGACCTTGTCTCGGCAGATGAAATGGTTGCAGAGCCTTCCCTTGTCGCAGCCAATGAAGCACCTAACGAAGCAGTAACTGAGTCTGTCCCTGAAACCCTTCCCGAAGCAGAAATTGTTCAAGAGCCTGAGCTACCCGAGCAACCAGTTGCAGTGGCTCCTGCCTCTGGTGAAAAAAAAACACCGGAGGTGGCTCTGCCTGATTTAGGCGGCAAGACAGAAACGACCCTGCGTTCGAAAGAACTGGTTCCCTTGGCGGATGTTTCAGAGGCAGATGCAGAAGGAGAAGAGGTGTTGGAAAATACGGCTCAGGTGGAAAGGAAAGCTCCTGAACTTGATGAGATTCCGGTCATTGATACTGCGTCTGAGCAGGCAGAGGGGAGTGGAGAGGAAAAAGAGGCTGAATCGAGTCTCTGGGATAGCCTGACCTCCTTGTTTCATTCAGACGCAGAGCAAGAAAAAAAAACAGCGGAAAAGCAGGCTCCATTCGGTGATGAAAAACAAGAGCGGATAGCTGGAATAATCGCCAAAAAAGAAAAAGAAGCAGAAAAGGACGCGCAGTCGGCTGCCCATGAGCTGCAAAAAGCGGAGAGTGATAAGACTGAGGCTATAAAATCAGAGGCCGCCGCAATGCCAGCAGAATCTTTGTCTCAACCCTTGTCGCAGTCTGAAAAACAGCAGGTTGGTGCCTACTCCGTTGAGACCTTTGCCCAAAGCAAGGCCCGGTTACAAGGTTTGGCAGAAAAACTGCTTGATAAGAAGCGTTGTGTGTCCTGTGATCTGGCTGGGATAGACCTGAAGGGGAAGGATCTGGAAGAGGCTGATTTGGAACGAGCAGACCTCAGTGGGGCACAGCTGGAGAACGCAGACCTCCACTCTGCTAACCTGAAAGGAGTGAATTTTACGGATGCAAATCTGAAGAATGCAGATCTCCGCCAAGCAGATCTCTATCTGGCAGATTTCACCAATGCAGACCTCACAGGTGCGCAGTTAGAAGGAGCCCTTACTGACTCAACGGACTTTACCGGTGCGATCGGTGCCAAGCTTGATGTCGCACAATGAGTAAGGGACAAGAGGCTGGAGGACAGTAGTTTTTTTATGGAAGAAAAGTCGGCGAAAAACGGATTGTTCAGCAAATAGAGTTGACAAGAGAGGTTTATTCAGCTATACGGTATACTCTGTTTGAAAATGGATGAGTGACGGGCAAGGTGGATCTCCCGTTTTAGGAATATTATCCCGTTCTTTCGTCATAAGCAGCTATCTGGCCGAGATAGTCGTCAGGATTTATATTTTATAGACAGCATTAAGGAGTTTTCATGGCTAATCATAAGTCAGCAATCAAGAGACACAAGCAATCCCAGGTACGCCGTATGCGTAACCGAATCAACAAATCAAAAATGAGCACCGCAGTGCGCCGTGTTGAAGAGGCTCTGGTGGCTGGTGCTGAGGACGCTGCGCAGGAAGCCCTGAAGATTGCAATTCCCATTATTCAAAAGACAGCAGGAAAAGGGACGATTCATAAGAAGACCGCATCCCGTAAGATTTCCAGGCTGACCGGACGAGTCAATCGTATGATGCCTATCGGTTGATCGATTCCCGCAGGGAATCCTTTGATTTAGAGAAGGATTACGAGCCATGGAAGCTGGACTTCCGTGGCTTTTTTTGTTTCAGGCTGCGCTTCTTGCTCCTGCATTTGCCTGTGCGGCAGGTATTGCCGAAGCAGAGAACGCTTTTTGCTCACAGTATTTGTTGATAGGTAATCATGTATTCTCCAGACTTGGAAGCCTTTTCCGAGATGATGGAACAGGCAGGTCTTGTTCCCCTTCATCGGACGATTGTCGCAGATCTTGATACCCCTTTGACCATCTTTGCCAAGGTAGCGGAAAAGGAGAAGCACGCTTTTCTCTTTGAATCTATGGAGGGTGGAGAGAAGTGGGGGCGCTATTCTTTTATAGGCTTAGATCCGCTGCTGTCTTTTTCATCTGTGGGAGACGCTGTGACCTTGCGCAGGGCGGATGCTGCGGATGAAGAGCACAGAGAGGGGGTGAATCCTCTGGATGAGCTGCGTGACCTACTGGCTTCCTTTAACGCCAGCACGGCACCGGGGCTGCCTCGTTTTTACGGGGGAGCTGTCGGGTTTCTCGGCTATGATATGATCCGTTTTATTGAAGAAATCCCGGATCAGCATCCACCTCTTGATTTTCCTGATTCCTCTTTCATTGTTCCCCGGCTGGTACTGATTCACGACTCGGTGCAACAGACCCTGACCGTGGTTTGCAATGTGGTTCCGGGCAGCGCATCGGCAGATACTGCTGTGCTTTACCAGGAAGCCTGCCAGCGCATTGAGAACATTATTGAGCTGATCAGAAGTCCGCTACCCACTTCGTTGGCAAAACATGCAGATGGTTGTGCCCCGCACACCTTCAGCTCCAACATGACTGAGGCCAGCTTTGCAACTATGGTCGAGCGGGCCAAGGAATACATCCTGGCCGGTGACATCATTCAGGTGGTGCTGTCCCAGCGTTTTCATGCCAAGACAGAGATTGATCCCCTGCTGCTTTATCGCTCTCTACGGCATATCAATCCCAGTCCCTACCTATTTTATGTCCGTTTGGATGATATTATCCTGATTGGTTCTTCTCCAGAGATTTTGGTGCGGTTGGAAGATGGCGAGATCGAACTCCGTCCTATTGCCGGAACCCGCAAGCGGGGAGCAACGCCACAGGAAGATAAGGCGTTGGAAAAGGAGTTACTCGCTGATCCCAAAGAGCGGGCCGAACACCTGATGCTGGTGGACCTGGGTCGTAATGATGTGGGCCGGGTGGCAGCAGGTGGTTCAGTAGCCACTGGTGATCTGTTGGTGGTTGAACATTATAGCCATGTTATGCATATCGTCTCTGGTGTACACGGTAAGCTGGCTGAGGATAAAGACCAGTTCGACGTGCTGGAGGCCTGTTTTCCGGCTGGTACTGTCAGTGGGGCATCCAAGGTTCGGGCAATGGAAATCATTGAGGAGCTGGAGCCGGAGCGGCGTGGTCCTTATGCCGGGGCGGTAGGCTATTTCGGATTTTCCGGTAATATGGATTTCTGTATCACCATCCGCACCTTTCTTTTGAAGGAGAATGATCTCTGGATTCAGGCCGGAGCAGGTATTGTGTCTGATTCTGTGCCGGAAAAAGAATTTGAGGAAACGGTCAATAAGGCCCGTGGCTTACGTCGGGCTGTAGAACTTGCTGAACAGGGGTTATAGCCGTGATTGTTATTATTGATAACTACGATTCGTTTACGTTTAATATCGTTCAAACCTTAGCGGCGGCTCCTCCGGGTGCGTCTGCGGACTGGAAGCAGCCTGACATCCGTGTCTTTCGCAACGATAAGATCACGGTGCAGGAAATTGCTGATATGGCACCGGACCGCCTGCTGATTTCCCCTGGTCCCTGTACCCCCAAGGAAGCGGGAATCTCTGTGGAGGCTATTCAGTATTTTAGCGGTAAGATTCCTATCCTCGGTGTTTGTCTTGGGCACCAATCCATCGGCGAGGCCTTTGGTGGTAAGGTAATCCGGGCGGGTAGGGTGATGCACGGCAAGACCAGTCCCATGCACCACGATGGGCGCGGGGTGTTCTACGGTCTGGAGAATCCCTTTGACGGAATGCGCTATCATTCCCTGGTGGTGGAGGAATCCACTCTGCCGGATTGCCTTGAGGCCACAGCTCATACAGATCAAGGTGAGTTGATGGGTATACGCCATAAGACCCTGGATGTGGAGGGCGTGCAGTTTCACCCGGAGTCCATCATGACCGGTGTTGGGCCGGTGCTGCTCCATAATTTTCTGCGCGAGGATTATCCGGCCTTGATGCGGAAGGGGTGATTGAGCTGAGGTGCTTTGGAAGAGAGCGAGGATGGTATGGAACTGACAGTCAACATCATTGAACAGAAGCTGGTTTGTACTTTTGGTGAGCGACCAGCGGTGTCTGTTAAGCTGACTGATACCCTTATCGCTGAACTGCAAGCCTGCTGTGATCAATACCATGACCTTCAGAAATCCGACGATACAGCTGCGCTGTTGGCAATCGGCCAGACCCTGTTTGCTCTCATCAACACCCAACCAGCTGAAACCCAATCATGGCTGAATGCAACAGGTTCACGCTGTTTAACTGTTTTTAGCGATGCGAATCCCACCCCGGAACAGCAACTTCTCCTCCATCTTCCCTGGGAAGTCCTGGCTGAGAATAATCAGTTTTTCACAGACGATGTGGTGCCCTTTGAAGTGATTCGTCGGGTGGGCCAACCTTCCTCAGCTCCTCTCCAGCCCCGCTATAAAGATTTGACCCTGGCCTTTATGGCTGCTGA contains:
- the tolB gene encoding Tol-Pal system beta propeller repeat protein TolB, encoding MNLFRSLLRSFTISSLVIMSALLCASSASAERIHLNITSSGVRKLVVAVPSFIDEAGDPGTTTGRNFAHLMEEGLRFHGFIQILDAQRYEGQRRPDWRGLGVDYVVMGNYTKAGEGVSVAASLLDVMNGNMLATKSYKGTSAQQEDMALRLVDAMVKEFTGEAGVSRSAIAFVSDKTGRKEIYIADIFGRHIRQITRHHHLCVSPRFTADGSQLAYSSYHRGNQDLYLTDLDQNKKTRTLSRRNGMNLAPAFSPDKQTAVVTLSKDGNPDLYLIDMEGDIIKRLTKRAGINVSPSFSPDGRAICFVSDRSGRPQVYIMDLQSMRVQRLTFDGKENVEPSWSPRGDKIVYTRLAEGRYHIYTIAVSGGRPTRLTHGAGSYESPTWSPDGRLIAFSRKLNGKIELYVAQANGEGMRPMFPFDGNQSYPRWSPRLH
- a CDS encoding tetratricopeptide repeat protein yields the protein MKKIQTIALAGCSVLLLCQCASVDDVRRLNYQLRTMNQKVKEVEANTTNQVLKRTAESSTQLDNVAEETRELRTITEENLEVISRKREQDAQKIAELEDALQQLRHENQQIRSESDQLRSESGQIRRDNDMLIQSLETKISKLSGSIERLSQARVYAAEKKARQAAERAEAAKRRAVLAAQAQQSENTTLLPSNRKVRKNYGTVVDAAPQHQTQLRINQPITRPTITPARQKEAVAPAVTQQPVRHVQQPVQRRVQQAQRVQEPPRQQAPLVEHPSQSQGMEDSLLAQGISQFKAKEYKSAYKVFEQVLAGRPANDQAAKTLYFMGECLFNLGEYDLAILDYQKVISNYSSNPHSSAALLRQGMSFERLTDHETAKIIYTKLTADYPNSREAGVARQRLESL
- a CDS encoding TlyA family RNA methyltransferase, whose product is MPSKKRLDQLLIEREVAVDLKKAQALIGAGQVIVNTRSDYKAGSLVPVDSEIWLRQKKTAFVSRGGEKLAGGLRQLGISPANWVCADIGCSTGGFTDCLLRNGAAQVYAIDVGYGLLAWKLRQDKRVVLHERTNARYLSREHIPVPLDLAVMDASFISLRPLLPPLLPLFGPVIRIIALVKPQFELAQDKIGSGGVVREVELHQEAIDSVKQFAEELGLCCRGEVASTICGAKGNQEFLLYFTAAKNIEKET
- a CDS encoding SH3 domain-containing protein, with the protein product MRYRTLQEGVRVCMLTAALAVMLTGVAGAADFVSVVKDGVNLRSGPTTKHDVLFQLPAGYPLKVLEREKKWLKVSDYENDKGWIYASLVSDTPYVIVKVKEGNVRSGPGTNFDKIGKVVKDVIMKRVGRDGDWFKVSHPELTGWIYRNLVWPREAS
- a CDS encoding pentapeptide repeat-containing protein codes for the protein MKKNKCIYLCVGLLLCSTVAPVTSRGASKEDIQKNFNRLVKTKQCPGCDLHGTVLTRMDLRGADLQGADLTGAKLSLSNLSKANLQNAILRKAILGGADFSGADLRGADLTGAKLAGAYLKEAILDQEIMQDKPYEPEELPESSPAQETGESDEEKADIEDVELSEPSAQAPAQEVLPSAEPADAVSIPSASEDLVSADEMVAEPSLVAANEAPNEAVTESVPETLPEAEIVQEPELPEQPVAVAPASGEKKTPEVALPDLGGKTETTLRSKELVPLADVSEADAEGEEVLENTAQVERKAPELDEIPVIDTASEQAEGSGEEKEAESSLWDSLTSLFHSDAEQEKKTAEKQAPFGDEKQERIAGIIAKKEKEAEKDAQSAAHELQKAESDKTEAIKSEAAAMPAESLSQPLSQSEKQQVGAYSVETFAQSKARLQGLAEKLLDKKRCVSCDLAGIDLKGKDLEEADLERADLSGAQLENADLHSANLKGVNFTDANLKNADLRQADLYLADFTNADLTGAQLEGALTDSTDFTGAIGAKLDVAQ
- the rpsT gene encoding 30S ribosomal protein S20, coding for MANHKSAIKRHKQSQVRRMRNRINKSKMSTAVRRVEEALVAGAEDAAQEALKIAIPIIQKTAGKGTIHKKTASRKISRLTGRVNRMMPIG
- the trpE gene encoding anthranilate synthase component I yields the protein MYSPDLEAFSEMMEQAGLVPLHRTIVADLDTPLTIFAKVAEKEKHAFLFESMEGGEKWGRYSFIGLDPLLSFSSVGDAVTLRRADAADEEHREGVNPLDELRDLLASFNASTAPGLPRFYGGAVGFLGYDMIRFIEEIPDQHPPLDFPDSSFIVPRLVLIHDSVQQTLTVVCNVVPGSASADTAVLYQEACQRIENIIELIRSPLPTSLAKHADGCAPHTFSSNMTEASFATMVERAKEYILAGDIIQVVLSQRFHAKTEIDPLLLYRSLRHINPSPYLFYVRLDDIILIGSSPEILVRLEDGEIELRPIAGTRKRGATPQEDKALEKELLADPKERAEHLMLVDLGRNDVGRVAAGGSVATGDLLVVEHYSHVMHIVSGVHGKLAEDKDQFDVLEACFPAGTVSGASKVRAMEIIEELEPERRGPYAGAVGYFGFSGNMDFCITIRTFLLKENDLWIQAGAGIVSDSVPEKEFEETVNKARGLRRAVELAEQGL
- a CDS encoding aminodeoxychorismate/anthranilate synthase component II; the encoded protein is MIVIIDNYDSFTFNIVQTLAAAPPGASADWKQPDIRVFRNDKITVQEIADMAPDRLLISPGPCTPKEAGISVEAIQYFSGKIPILGVCLGHQSIGEAFGGKVIRAGRVMHGKTSPMHHDGRGVFYGLENPFDGMRYHSLVVEESTLPDCLEATAHTDQGELMGIRHKTLDVEGVQFHPESIMTGVGPVLLHNFLREDYPALMRKG